One Danio rerio strain Tuebingen ecotype United States chromosome 22, GRCz12tu, whole genome shotgun sequence genomic window carries:
- the senp5 gene encoding sentrin-specific protease 5 (The RefSeq protein has 5 substitutions compared to this genomic sequence): MRVPAPNSSDQAESGSGKMPENGRSRRKRVPKTCDCCGPNGKPHMPGHEQVSKKRGRKKKEMVSQGEVAAEEEVVWSTSGVLTLEADAVTAEMEETPDARGKADFIQSESVSDSTVMVNGLENSAHDNCTDPAKENSHPVQAASALLNDLMKKPSDSASVAAEPDASPHSNAMETEPSSLCVRVDKASWDHHYCKSNPAENRSDSAEASGPPPAEFTSEGIIDCIHEFLEQFYGKYGSFTPLCETDVLDHLNKIFQADLNDRMKLITAEVAKYRAGLACAPMHLQVTYNKHTLSLEDLSTLDDQNWVNDQVINMYGELIMEATNHTVHFFNSFFYRQFVAKGYEGVRRWTKKVDLFSKTLILIPLHLEIHWSLITVDVSKQNINFYDSQGILFKFALDNVMKYIMEEAKEKKQPLFQKGWKMLINKTIPQQKNDNDCGAFVLEYCKCLAFMKPLSFTQEDMPRVRKRIYRELCDCRLSHSPDQVKAS; encoded by the exons ATGAGGGTCCCGGCACCAAACAGCTCTGATCAGGCAGAATCGGGCTCAGGTAAGATGCCTGAGAATGGACGCTCAAGGAGGAAACGCGTGCCAAAGACGTGCGACTGCTGCGGGCCCAACGGAAAGCCCCACATGCCTGGACACGAACAGGTTTCGAAGAAACGAGGCCGCAAGAAGAAGGAGATGGCGAGCCAGGGAGAAGTGGCCGCGGAGGAGGAGGTGGTCTGGAGCACGTCCGGAGTCCTCACGCTGGAAGCCGACACAGTGACTGCTGAGATGGAGGAGACGCCAGATGCCAGAGGAAAAGCCGACTTCATCCAGTCTGAGAGTGTGAGTGACAGCACTGTGATGGTGAACGGTTTGGAGAACAGCGCTCACGATAACTGTACTGATCCCGCCAAAGAGAACAGCCATCCAGTCCAGGCTGCTTCTGCTCTACTCAATGACCTAATGAAGAAACCCTCTGATTCTGCCTCGATGGCCGCAGAGCCGGACGCTTCTCCTCATAGTAATGCGATGGAGACTGAACCGTCCAGCTTGTGTGTTCGTGTAGACAAGGCCTCCTGGGACCATCACTACTGCAAATCCCACCCTGCGGAGAACAGAAGCGACTCTGCAGAGGCTTCAGGACCACCGCCTGCTGAGTTTACAACCGAGGGCATCATCGACTGCATTCACG AGTTCCTCGAGCAGTTTTACGGGAAATACGGAAGCTTCACTCCTCTGTGTGAAACCGATGTCCTCGATCATCTGAATAAGATCTTTCAGGCTGATTTAAATGACAG gaTGAAGCTGATAACAGCAGAAGTGGCCAAGTACAGGGCAGGTCTGGCCTGTGCTCCTATGCATTTACAAGTGACCTACAACAAGCACACTTTGTCCTTAGAAGACCTTTCCACGCTTGATGACCAAAACTGGGTCAACGATCAG GTGATTAACATGTATGGAGAATTGATCATGGAGGCTACAAACCACACG GTTCATTtcttcaacagttttttttaccgACAGTTCGTAGCAAAAGGCTATGAAGGAGTGAGGCGGTGGACCAAAAAG GTTGATCTGTTTTCGAAGACACTGATTCTGATTCCTCTTCATCTGGAGATCCACTGGTCGCTCATCACTGTGGACGTTTCCAAGCAGAACATCAACTTCTACGACTCCCAGGGCATCCTGTTCAAGTTCGCTCTGGAC AACGTCATGAAATACATCATGGAGGAAGCAAAAGAGAAGAAACAACCGCTCTTTCAGAAGGGCTGGAAGATGCTCATCAACAAG ACCATTCCACAGCAGAAGAATGACAATGACTGTGGAGCTTTTGTTTTGGAG TACTGTAAGTGCCTGGCCTTCATGAAGCCGCTGTCGTTCACTCAAGAGGACATGCCTCGAGTCCGCAAGAGGATCTACAGAGAGCTGTGTGACTGCAGACTGTCCCACAGCCCAGACCAGGTCAAAGCCTCATAG